A region from the Triticum urartu cultivar G1812 chromosome 1, Tu2.1, whole genome shotgun sequence genome encodes:
- the LOC125518036 gene encoding bZIP transcription factor 39-like — MAEPALLDPASHFDLRHYPPGLFDPDLRLADDDDDSLPLGNFGIGLGAGGDCDDLDFDLPADFSVEDFLLRSPERSDSAAGSGPTASSSSPAASGTGSAVADASCEVKHEESDEGRSAAAPSWGLKRKPASPAPSSEAAKCRRSGDGEVSPSASASRPAVDSDEGGAGGEGEDTRRAARLIRNRESAQLSRQRKKRYVEELEEKVKSMNSVINDLNSKISFIVAENATLRQQLGSGGGNCPPPGMYPPGAVPGMHFPWVPGYAMRPHGSHVPLVPIPRLKPQQQVTATKATKKPENKKAAESKSKSKTKTKKVASVSLLGLMLVMLVFGAFVPGFNHNFGLSGGSDNAMFRNFGQPHDRVVNVNNHGQAPKGGLNNSDMTGVDSGMMIGTDGSADQKHQPPLNSSETLPALLYVPRNGKHVKINGNLIIHSVLASEKAVAHGTSQHNRDQSGIDHKETSTAIARHLSLPGNNMNPQEKSPVDGPLPQWFREGMAGPILNSGMCSEVFQFDISAATNSGGIIPASPAVNSSSVNATRKVPTPAPAYYGKLKNRRIMYNEAIPLTGKTANNTGPFNRTSESSKLPDKKPASSVVVSVLADPREAGDGDSDPRMTPKSLSRIFVVVLLDGVRYVTYSCTLPFKGASPHLVN; from the exons ATGGCGGAGCCGGCCCTCCTCGACCCCGCCTCCCACTTCGACCTCCGCCACTACCCGCCCGGCCTCTTCGACCCGGACCTCCGCCTcgcggacgacgacgacgacagcCTGCCGCTCGGGAATTTCGGCATCGGGCTCGGCGCGGGCGGCGACTGCGACGACCTCGACTTCGACCTGCCCGCGGATTTCTCcgtcgaggacttcctcctccgcTCCCCCGAGCGCAGCGACTCCGCCGCCGGATCCGGGCCCACCGCCTCCTCGTCCTCCCCCGCCGCCTCCGGCACCGGCTCCGCCGTCGCCGACGCCAGCTGCGAGGTCAAGCACGAGGAGTCGGACGAGGGGAGGAGCGCCGCCGCCCCTAGCTGGGGCCTGAAGCGGAAGCCGGCGAGCCCCGCCCCCAGCTCGGAGGCGGCTAAGTGCCGCCGATCCGGGGACGGCGAGGTCTCCCCTTCCGCGTCGGCGTCGCGGCCCGCCGTGGACTCCGACGAGGGAGGCGCCGGCGGCGAGGGGGAGGACAcgaggcgggcggcgcggctgATACGGAACCGGGAGAGCGCGCAGCTGTCTCGGCAGAGGAAGAAGCGCTACGTCGAGGAGCTGGAGGAGAAGGTCAAGTCAATGAACTCGGTCATAAACGACCTCAATTCCAAGATCTCCTTCATTGTGGCCGAGAATGCAACACTGCGGCAGCAactcggcagcggcggcgggaATTGTCCACCACCTGGGATGTATCCACCGGGAGCAGTGCCCGGCATGCATTTCCCTTGGGTGCCCGGGTATGCCATGCGGCCTCATGGTTCCCATGTCCCTCTTGTACCAATTCCTCGGCTAAAGCCGCAGCAGCAGGTGACAGCTACCAAGGCTACAAAGAAACCAGAGAACAAGAAGGCCGCGGAGAGCAAGAGTAAGtccaagaccaagaccaagaaGGTGGCAAGTGTTAGCCTTCTCGGTTTGATGCTTGTTATGCTCGTATTTGGCGCTTTTGTTCCAGGGTTCAATCACAATTTTGGATTGAGTGGGGGGAGTGACAATGCAATGTTTAGGAATTTTGGTCAGCCTCATGATAGGGTAGTGAATGTCAATAACCATGGTCAAGCACCTAAAGGGGGTTTGAACAATAGTGACATGACCGGTGTTGATTCTGGAATGATGATTGGGACTGATGGCAGTGCTGACCAGAAGCATCAACCTCCACTTAACTCAAGTGAGACCCTGCCTGCTTTGTTGTATGTGCCAAGGAATGGAAAGCATGTCAAGATCAATGGCAATCTGATTATTCATTCTGTGCTTGCAAGCGAGAAAGCGGTAGCACATGGGACTTCACAACACAACCGTGACCAGTCAGGTATAGATCACAAAGAGACTAGTACAGCCATAGCTCGTCATCTATCACTGCCTGGAAACAATATGAATCCACAAGAGAAATCCCCGGTAGATGGACCATTGCCGCAGTGGTTCCGTGAAGGAATGGCAG GGCCTATCCTAAATTCTGGAATGTGCAGCGAGGTGTTTCAGTTTGACATTTCCGCTGCCACCAATTCCGGTGGCATAATACCTGCTTCTCCAGCTGTGAACTCCTCGAGTGTTAATGCTACTCGAAAGGTTCCAACACCAGCTCCTGCTTATTACGGCAAGCTGAAGAATAGGAGGATCATGTACAATGAGGCGATTCCACTCACTGGGAAAACGGCGAACAACACAGGGCCTTTTAACAGAACTTCTGAAAGCAGCAAGCTACCTGATAAGAAGCCAGCATCGTCTGTAGTTGTTTCTGTGCTAGCTGATCCCAGGGAGGCTGGTGATGGCGACAGCGATCCAAGGATGACTCCCAAGTCCCTCTCCAGGATATTTGTTGTTGTTCTCCTTGATGGTGTCAGATATGTCACATACTCCTGCACTCTTCCTTTCAAGGGTGCCAGTCCTCATCTTGTAAACTAA